In Runella sp. SP2, the genomic window AAGATAGCGGCGCGTTTGATACTTTTTTTAACAAAATAGAAGGAGTAAAATCCCAGTCTTCTACCAATGGCAACCGATACCCCGCCGTCAGAAAAAAGTGTGGCACGACCTTACCCTGCCAATTGCTGCTAGTGTTTTTAAACGAGAGCGTTGAAGGCCAAAGTTGGTTTACCGAAAATCCACCAAAGAAATCAGTCGAATACACCCAAATACCCGCGTTTAGGTCGGGACGAATGACGGATAGTTTTCCCGATGACACCAAAGGGTCTTGTGGATTTGCCAAACGGATTTGGTCAAAATCAAGCGTATGCTGACTTAGTCCTGCCGTCAGCCCTGCGCTTACTTGCCACTCTTCATTGATTGGATAATGATACGCCCCCGTTGCGCCCATCGAAAACCGTGTCCACGGCCCAGTTTGGTCTCGCACGACCGTCAACCCTGCCCCTCCGTGTGCATCGGGCTGCGACGAATACCTCTCCCGCCCAAAACGAAAACGAGGAGTAGAGGCGGGTTCTACGCTAAAATCAGGATGGCCCAAAGGCAGGTGAGCAGTCAAATAAAACGTACGAGGGGCATCTTCGAGCCCGCCCCACTGCTGTCGATAGCCCACTCGGGCATCGGCATAGCTTTCGATTCCAGCTACGGCAGGGTTGATGAGAAAATGATTTTGTAAATACTGCGAATAATGAGGCACCTGTTGCGCAAAACTTGCTCCCACTACCAAAACCCCCATCACGGCCCACAAGGTAGTCTGCCCAAACACACGTTTCTTCCTGTCCAACTTATTTTTTCAAAAGGGTATCAGATTCAAGGATTTATTGCAAAAATCGCGCCTAAAATACCCTTTAGCTGAACTTTTTCAAAGCTCGGCGGTCGCAATTTTAGCCGACAAAATCGCCAGCGGAATTCCGCCCCCAGGGTGTACGCTTCCTCCTACAAAGTAAAGGTTTTTGAACTGACGGGAAAAATTAGCGTGACGAAGAAAAGCTGCAAAGCGATTGTTGGAGC contains:
- a CDS encoding type IX secretion system membrane protein PorP/SprF, giving the protein MDRKKRVFGQTTLWAVMGVLVVGASFAQQVPHYSQYLQNHFLINPAVAGIESYADARVGYRQQWGGLEDAPRTFYLTAHLPLGHPDFSVEPASTPRFRFGRERYSSQPDAHGGAGLTVVRDQTGPWTRFSMGATGAYHYPINEEWQVSAGLTAGLSQHTLDFDQIRLANPQDPLVSSGKLSVIRPDLNAGIWVYSTDFFGGFSVNQLWPSTLSFKNTSSNWQGKVVPHFFLTAGYRLPLVEDWDFTPSILLKKVSNAPLSWDLNLKISYSSDLWFGASYRQLESFTAFFGAKVAQQLRVNYTYEYPISSLQVATRGSHEITLGVTLGPRSHYTSSRLFW